The Nitrospirales bacterium genome includes a window with the following:
- the thiE gene encoding thiamine phosphate synthase — protein MTKKTLPRLYVVTNRRQTRRRPLPSIINETLRAGTKFIQFREKDLDTRQLLSLASELASEAHRHDALLLVNDRADIARCIGADGVHLPAHSLPIPQVRKFLGISTLIGKSTHSQEDVCVAEGEGADFLVLGPIYDTPSKRPYGPPLGIKTLKTVCQRSTLPIYAIGGITLERVQEVKDAGAYGVAVISAILEAVQVSAATKNFINALDAS, from the coding sequence ATGACAAAAAAAACGCTTCCTCGTTTATATGTCGTCACGAATCGCCGTCAAACTCGACGGCGCCCCCTTCCTTCCATCATCAACGAGACACTGAGAGCCGGAACAAAGTTCATACAGTTTCGCGAAAAAGACCTTGATACTCGTCAACTACTGAGTCTAGCCAGCGAGCTTGCGTCTGAAGCTCATCGTCACGATGCCCTTCTACTCGTGAATGACAGAGCCGATATCGCAAGATGTATCGGAGCTGATGGCGTGCATTTACCGGCCCATAGCCTGCCTATTCCACAAGTACGGAAATTCCTTGGCATCTCCACACTCATTGGGAAATCCACGCATTCTCAAGAAGATGTCTGCGTGGCAGAAGGCGAAGGAGCCGATTTTCTCGTTCTTGGTCCCATTTATGATACGCCTTCAAAAAGACCGTACGGCCCACCTCTGGGGATCAAGACGCTCAAAACTGTTTGCCAACGATCAACTCTCCCCATTTACGCCATCGGGGGCATCACGCTGGAACGAGTTCAGGAAGTCAAGGATGCCGGAGCGTATGGTGTCGCGGTGATATCCGCCATCCTGGAAGCAGTACAGGTTTCCGCCGCAACCAAGAATTTCATAAATGCACTAGACGCCTCATAA
- a CDS encoding thiazole synthase, whose product MIDDRLTIAGREFKSRLWVGTGKYKDFEETKKAIDAAGADVVTVAVRRVNITDRQSENLLDYLNPKEYTILPNTAGCYTVDDALRYARLARAAGVSDLIKLEVIGDERTLFPDTAGLVEAAKILVKEGFIVLPYTNDDPIVAQKLVDVGCPAVMPLAAPIGSGLGIRNPYNLKIILETIKVPIVVDAGVGTASDAALAMEYGADAVLMNTAIAGAKDPIMMAEAMKLGIDAGRLAYRAGRIPRKLYATASSPIEGML is encoded by the coding sequence ATGATTGACGATCGTTTAACTATTGCCGGACGCGAGTTCAAATCACGTCTTTGGGTAGGAACGGGGAAATATAAAGACTTCGAAGAAACGAAAAAAGCCATCGATGCGGCTGGCGCCGATGTCGTGACGGTTGCCGTTCGACGGGTGAATATTACGGATCGTCAATCAGAGAACCTGCTCGACTACCTCAATCCGAAAGAATACACCATTCTTCCCAACACGGCGGGGTGCTACACCGTTGACGATGCGCTTCGCTATGCACGGCTGGCACGTGCAGCCGGGGTGTCTGACCTGATCAAACTTGAGGTCATCGGTGACGAACGGACACTCTTTCCTGACACGGCTGGGTTAGTCGAAGCGGCCAAGATTCTCGTGAAGGAAGGATTTATCGTCTTACCCTATACCAACGATGACCCCATTGTGGCTCAAAAATTGGTTGATGTCGGCTGTCCGGCCGTCATGCCGTTAGCAGCCCCGATCGGGTCCGGACTTGGCATTCGGAATCCTTATAACCTGAAGATCATCCTTGAAACGATCAAAGTTCCCATTGTCGTCGATGCAGGCGTAGGCACGGCGTCTGATGCCGCTCTCGCCATGGAGTACGGAGCAGATGCGGTTCTGATGAATACGGCCATCGCCGGGGCCAAAGATCCGATCATGATGGCTGAGGCGATGAAACTGGGGATTGACGCAGGACGGCTCGCCTACAGAGCCGGAAGGATACCTCGAAAACTGTATGCGACCGCTAGCAGTCCGATAGAGGGAATGCTGTAA
- the thiS gene encoding sulfur carrier protein ThiS has protein sequence MDIQVNGNNQTLQEGLTVSDLLHQLDICPEQVAIELNLKILDRQDFPTSVLHQGDTVEILSFIGGGT, from the coding sequence ATGGATATTCAAGTAAACGGGAACAACCAAACTCTCCAGGAAGGTCTCACGGTATCAGATCTTCTTCATCAACTAGACATCTGCCCGGAACAGGTCGCCATCGAGTTGAACTTGAAAATACTCGATCGACAGGATTTTCCCACCTCAGTTTTGCACCAGGGGGATACTGTGGAGATCTTAAGCTTTATTGGCGGAGGGACCTGA
- a CDS encoding histidinol-phosphatase: MTNHNQDLAGLFHAMAGLLSRRAANPYRVRAYRKAAEALLALEDDINMIAQRGELQSISGVGKDLASKIQEYVSTGHIQAYEELKTPLPDAVKAWMNLPGFSEHLVHDLYFRLGIHTLEDLERLVRSHMLRTIPGMMERTEEVLAAIHRRLPEK, translated from the coding sequence ATGACGAATCATAATCAAGATTTAGCAGGGCTGTTTCATGCGATGGCCGGTCTCCTCTCGAGGCGTGCGGCAAATCCGTATCGCGTACGTGCTTACCGAAAAGCGGCAGAGGCATTGCTGGCTTTGGAAGATGATATTAACATGATCGCTCAGCGTGGAGAATTACAATCGATTTCCGGGGTAGGAAAAGACCTTGCGTCCAAGATTCAAGAGTACGTGTCGACTGGACACATACAGGCCTATGAGGAGTTGAAAACTCCCCTGCCAGATGCAGTCAAGGCTTGGATGAACTTGCCCGGATTTTCAGAACATCTCGTCCATGATTTATATTTTCGTTTAGGGATACACACGTTGGAAGACTTGGAACGATTGGTTCGCTCTCATATGTTACGGACGATCCCAGGAATGATGGAGCGGACGGAAGAGGTTTTGGCAGCCATTCACCGTCGGCTTCCTGAAAAATAA
- a CDS encoding Lrp/AsnC ligand binding domain-containing protein, with the protein MPIAAFILIDVTGNHTKSAYKTIMRIQGVKSLAAVTGPHDLVAQIEAATIEELNDIVLSRIRSIDGVLKTSTAIVLNL; encoded by the coding sequence ATGCCCATTGCTGCGTTTATACTGATCGACGTGACAGGAAACCACACCAAAAGTGCGTACAAAACGATCATGAGAATTCAAGGCGTGAAATCGTTGGCAGCCGTGACGGGGCCTCACGATCTCGTCGCGCAAATTGAAGCCGCTACGATCGAGGAACTCAATGATATCGTTCTTTCACGTATACGTAGTATTGACGGAGTCTTGAAAACGAGCACTGCAATCGTACTGAATCTTTGA
- a CDS encoding S41 family peptidase, with amino-acid sequence MKQERHSTVWVSGLTVVIILLVGVLIGKGWDRTGYASENYEELQIFAEVLSQVKKHYVEETKMEDLVHGAVRGMLAGLDPHSSYMTLDMYKEMQVETKGEFGGLGIQIGIKDNRLTVIAPIEDTPAFAAGIKAGDIIVKVGDTPTKDLTLMEAVQKMRGPKGTSVNLTVFREGEKQPLVFDITRDTIKIQSVRSKVIGGNTGYIRITQFQEQTPEDLANELEKLKEQNIQGLILDLRNNPGGLLTAAVGVAEQFLKSGKLIVSIKGRNGREDEYRARDNGEKYQYPMIVLINQGSASASEIVAAAMQDWGKAVILGMTSFGKGSVQTILPLSDGSGLRLTTAKYYTPKGESIHKIGVKPDIVVDPKTTAHAKTKKETDEEAVSLPQLSELENTQASEGGDDKKKDEDTGVPPDDVQLQKALELLKTWKVFKQLRPAA; translated from the coding sequence ATGAAACAAGAACGCCACTCAACTGTCTGGGTCTCTGGTCTGACGGTGGTCATTATTCTGCTCGTGGGAGTCTTGATCGGAAAAGGATGGGATCGGACTGGATATGCGAGCGAGAATTATGAAGAATTGCAAATCTTCGCGGAAGTCCTCTCTCAAGTCAAAAAACACTATGTCGAAGAGACCAAAATGGAGGACCTGGTTCATGGGGCCGTACGTGGCATGCTGGCGGGACTAGATCCACATTCCTCTTATATGACATTAGACATGTACAAGGAAATGCAGGTGGAAACGAAGGGGGAATTTGGAGGACTGGGCATTCAGATTGGCATCAAGGACAATCGGTTAACCGTGATTGCCCCGATCGAAGACACACCCGCCTTCGCGGCCGGGATCAAAGCCGGAGACATTATCGTCAAAGTTGGCGATACGCCAACGAAGGATCTGACACTGATGGAGGCCGTCCAAAAAATGCGGGGACCGAAAGGGACATCCGTCAATTTGACGGTTTTTCGAGAGGGCGAAAAACAACCCCTAGTATTCGACATTACGCGTGATACTATCAAAATTCAGAGTGTCCGCAGTAAGGTCATTGGCGGAAATACCGGGTATATTCGGATTACGCAATTTCAGGAACAAACACCGGAGGACTTAGCGAACGAATTAGAAAAGCTAAAAGAACAGAACATTCAAGGATTGATCTTAGATTTACGAAATAACCCAGGCGGCCTGCTCACAGCAGCCGTTGGAGTCGCCGAACAATTCTTGAAGTCCGGAAAATTAATTGTATCGATTAAAGGACGCAATGGACGGGAAGATGAGTATCGGGCACGCGACAATGGAGAGAAATATCAATACCCCATGATCGTCTTAATTAACCAAGGTTCGGCGAGTGCATCAGAAATCGTGGCCGCAGCCATGCAAGACTGGGGTAAAGCCGTCATCCTGGGCATGACAAGCTTTGGGAAAGGGTCCGTGCAAACGATTCTTCCGCTCTCGGATGGGTCGGGGCTTCGCTTAACGACGGCGAAATATTACACCCCGAAAGGCGAGTCGATTCATAAAATTGGCGTCAAACCTGATATCGTGGTGGATCCCAAAACCACCGCACATGCGAAAACAAAAAAGGAAACTGATGAAGAAGCCGTTTCGCTTCCTCAACTATCAGAACTGGAAAACACTCAAGCCAGTGAAGGCGGCGATGATAAGAAGAAAGACGAGGACACGGGAGTACCGCCTGACGACGTACAGCTTCAAAAAGCATTGGAACTCTTGAAAACCTGGAAGGTCTTTAAACAATTACGGCCGGCAGCCTAA
- a CDS encoding peptidoglycan DD-metalloendopeptidase family protein, which translates to MRQTPRFWSIILLSTSMACPLPIWAASQPKTAISQELEQERLRLKKLNEEINKTKQKAKKAEKQSESVLKKIEKLDKALVKKQQEYRRIDKDLKGKDRELSQVQKQLSNIESEVSQHRKGISNRLRLLYMEGRGGYLKALFEADTFANFERRLAYLSTISKQEYQLLTDYRRQLEELENLKTQRAKAREELLSFKQQTQQTINDMKGVKKDKHVVLTSLSKEQKLYERTVEGLQRSAKQVDALLKELDQRFKLSQAQAKTKKSKAHNEGSLLWPTQGTVVSFFGRQKHPTFDTYVNKKGIEIRTNHATAIKTVSQGTVVYADWLKGYGLVVIVDHTNGFFSLYAHASTLLVKEGQKVSQGQVIGKTGETGLTDNNTLYFELRKGTKPVDPLRWLVKRP; encoded by the coding sequence ATGAGACAGACTCCTCGATTCTGGTCGATCATTCTTCTCAGCACGAGCATGGCATGTCCACTCCCGATCTGGGCAGCCTCTCAACCGAAGACGGCTATTTCCCAAGAATTGGAACAGGAACGCCTTCGCCTTAAAAAACTCAATGAAGAAATCAACAAAACCAAGCAGAAGGCCAAGAAAGCTGAAAAACAATCTGAATCAGTCTTGAAGAAAATTGAAAAACTGGATAAGGCATTAGTCAAAAAACAACAAGAGTACCGGCGTATCGACAAGGATCTCAAAGGAAAAGATCGGGAGCTCTCTCAAGTCCAGAAACAATTATCGAACATTGAATCAGAAGTCTCCCAACATCGGAAAGGTATTTCCAATCGACTACGGCTGCTGTACATGGAAGGAAGGGGGGGATATCTCAAAGCCTTGTTCGAAGCCGACACCTTCGCCAATTTTGAGCGACGGTTAGCCTATCTTTCCACGATATCCAAGCAAGAATACCAACTCCTGACCGACTACCGACGACAGTTGGAGGAATTGGAAAACCTCAAGACACAACGAGCGAAAGCTCGTGAAGAACTGCTGAGTTTCAAACAACAGACGCAACAAACGATCAATGATATGAAGGGGGTCAAGAAGGACAAGCATGTAGTCCTCACGAGTTTATCGAAAGAACAAAAACTCTATGAACGTACCGTCGAAGGGTTACAGCGTTCCGCCAAACAAGTCGATGCATTGTTGAAAGAACTCGATCAACGCTTTAAGCTATCACAAGCACAGGCGAAAACAAAAAAGAGTAAAGCCCATAACGAAGGCTCATTACTCTGGCCAACACAAGGAACGGTCGTTTCGTTTTTTGGTCGCCAAAAGCACCCAACCTTTGATACATATGTCAATAAAAAAGGCATCGAGATCCGAACCAACCATGCCACAGCGATCAAAACCGTTTCTCAAGGTACTGTCGTCTATGCCGATTGGTTAAAAGGATACGGATTAGTCGTGATCGTCGACCATACCAATGGGTTTTTCTCTCTCTATGCTCATGCGTCAACATTACTCGTGAAAGAAGGCCAGAAGGTTTCCCAAGGGCAAGTCATCGGAAAAACTGGAGAAACCGGTCTCACCGACAACAACACCCTCTACTTTGAGTTACGAAAAGGCACCAAACCGGTGGATCCGCTTCGCTGGCTCGTTAAACGTCCATAA
- a CDS encoding ABC transporter permease encodes MKRVLYLLREAIRGLRANRTSTVIGIMTTAFTIASFGVFVLLYHNVRTIAGTLQDQVQIIIYLKDEISSKERSTLETMLKQESNIETLAFISKDQALKDFHEQFPSESYLLEGIGDNPLPASFVAHLTPSPHVSDLVSAVASRVKVLSGVEHVRYSRDWVERLTLFTSYLEIGALGVGLILSIASLTIISNTVRLAFWARREEIEILRLIGATGAFISIPYLIEGAVLGTLGGLLSLGLLRGGFEIVKDKISDLGWVGGLETAISFFPIQLSCMLVLAGLILGCIGSALSVYGWAKIRT; translated from the coding sequence ATGAAACGCGTGCTCTATCTCCTCCGCGAGGCCATCCGGGGCCTCCGTGCCAACCGAACGAGCACGGTTATCGGGATTATGACGACCGCGTTTACGATCGCCAGCTTCGGTGTGTTTGTGTTGTTGTACCACAATGTGCGGACCATCGCCGGGACTCTTCAAGACCAGGTTCAAATCATTATCTACCTCAAGGATGAGATTTCGTCCAAGGAACGATCAACCCTCGAAACCATGCTCAAGCAGGAATCGAACATCGAAACCCTGGCGTTTATCTCCAAAGACCAAGCCCTTAAAGACTTTCATGAGCAATTCCCCAGTGAATCTTACCTACTTGAGGGTATTGGAGATAATCCCTTACCGGCCTCATTCGTCGCGCACCTCACACCCAGCCCGCATGTCTCAGACCTCGTCTCGGCGGTTGCTTCAAGAGTCAAGGTGCTGTCAGGCGTGGAGCATGTCCGGTACAGCCGGGATTGGGTGGAACGATTAACGCTCTTCACCAGTTACCTTGAGATTGGGGCGCTGGGAGTGGGACTGATTCTTTCAATAGCTTCATTGACGATCATTTCGAACACCGTCCGCTTAGCCTTTTGGGCACGGCGTGAAGAAATAGAAATTTTACGCTTGATAGGCGCCACCGGAGCGTTCATTTCTATTCCGTACCTGATTGAAGGCGCGGTACTCGGCACGTTGGGTGGACTGCTCTCATTAGGCCTTCTTCGCGGGGGATTTGAAATCGTCAAAGATAAAATCAGCGATTTAGGCTGGGTAGGAGGATTAGAGACGGCCATTAGCTTCTTCCCTATCCAATTATCGTGTATGTTAGTGTTAGCGGGATTGATCCTGGGCTGTATTGGGAGTGCGTTGTCGGTTTACGGATGGGCAAAAATTCGAACATGA
- a CDS encoding ATP-binding cassette domain-containing protein, which produces MIQLFHVTKYYEGCIALSDLSLRVDKGECVLITGPSGAGKTTLLKLIFGAEHPDDGQILVQNRNIARLRPGDIPYLRRTMGFVLQDFKLLPHKTVYENVELPLIIRGLSSFDARRKVAESLQAVGMDHKRAAQTSVLSAGEQQRVCIARAIVNSPIILLADEPTGNLDPQLTYEIAELFKAINARGTTVMLATHNRQVVDQMNGRMIKLDCGRLITDRGVMV; this is translated from the coding sequence ATGATTCAACTTTTTCACGTCACCAAATATTATGAAGGATGCATTGCCCTCTCCGATCTCTCCCTGCGGGTTGATAAAGGTGAATGTGTCCTGATCACCGGACCCAGTGGCGCCGGTAAGACCACCTTGTTGAAGCTTATTTTTGGCGCTGAACATCCGGATGATGGACAAATTCTCGTGCAAAACCGAAATATTGCGCGGCTGCGGCCAGGAGACATTCCATATCTCCGTCGCACAATGGGATTTGTCCTTCAAGACTTTAAGCTGCTTCCCCATAAAACGGTGTATGAAAATGTGGAACTGCCATTGATTATTCGCGGCCTCTCGTCGTTTGACGCACGCCGGAAAGTCGCTGAATCGCTCCAGGCGGTCGGTATGGACCATAAACGAGCAGCACAGACCTCGGTCTTGTCCGCTGGGGAGCAACAACGGGTCTGCATTGCCCGGGCAATCGTGAATAGCCCCATCATTTTACTCGCCGATGAGCCGACAGGTAATTTGGATCCTCAACTCACGTATGAAATCGCAGAGCTGTTTAAAGCGATCAACGCGCGAGGAACGACGGTCATGCTCGCGACCCACAACCGTCAGGTCGTCGATCAAATGAATGGCCGCATGATCAAGCTCGACTGTGGTCGGCTTATCACTGACCGAGGAGTGATGGTATGA
- a CDS encoding YraN family protein: protein MKPKSHIFGKAAESLATAYLRKKGYRILHRNMRLAGGELDLIVQDRQTLVFVEVKARRSKSHGGAPYTLTSSKKLRLIKLAAQYLAQRQISQRACRFDVVLCHGDLGQPLELIHIEDAFEIPGEDIRW, encoded by the coding sequence ATGAAACCAAAGAGTCACATCTTTGGAAAAGCCGCAGAATCCCTTGCGACTGCATATCTTCGAAAAAAAGGATATCGTATCCTTCACCGCAATATGCGGCTTGCCGGAGGAGAGCTTGACCTCATCGTCCAGGATCGCCAGACGCTGGTCTTTGTGGAAGTGAAGGCACGAAGATCAAAAAGTCATGGCGGCGCGCCCTATACCCTCACGTCTTCAAAAAAACTGCGGCTCATTAAATTGGCAGCCCAGTACCTGGCTCAACGCCAGATCAGTCAACGTGCTTGTCGTTTTGATGTCGTGTTATGCCATGGAGATCTTGGACAGCCTCTTGAATTGATACACATTGAAGATGCCTTTGAGATTCCTGGGGAAGACATCAGATGGTGA
- a CDS encoding ribonuclease HII, which yields MQPDHFFEDAAHSCGHRSIAGLDEAGRGPLAGPVVASAVLLPRRFRLEGLNDSKVLHESDRESLYGQLTHRAISWSIGIASEQEIDRLNILEATRLALFRALTALSITPDYLLTDAIHVPYTSIPQRSIIKGDGLSLSIAAASVLAKVTRDRVMHDYHQRFPQYQFHIHKGYPTPQHLRLLAEHGPCQGHRQSFRPVQACRSLVSEPA from the coding sequence ATGCAGCCCGATCATTTTTTTGAAGACGCTGCGCATTCGTGCGGCCATCGATCCATTGCCGGCCTCGACGAAGCAGGACGTGGCCCACTGGCCGGTCCTGTCGTAGCCTCCGCAGTTCTATTGCCCAGGCGATTTCGGCTCGAAGGCTTGAACGATTCAAAAGTCCTGCATGAATCCGATCGAGAGTCTCTCTACGGACAGTTGACGCATCGAGCGATCTCTTGGTCTATCGGAATCGCTTCTGAGCAAGAAATTGACCGTCTGAATATCCTTGAGGCCACACGATTGGCGTTGTTCCGAGCTTTGACGGCACTGTCTATTACCCCAGACTACCTCTTGACTGACGCCATTCATGTCCCCTACACCTCGATTCCTCAACGATCAATCATCAAAGGCGATGGGCTTTCGTTATCGATCGCCGCCGCGTCTGTTCTGGCCAAAGTCACGAGAGACCGTGTGATGCATGACTATCATCAGCGATTCCCACAGTATCAGTTCCACATTCATAAGGGCTATCCCACACCGCAACACCTTCGGCTTCTTGCCGAACATGGGCCGTGCCAAGGGCACCGACAGAGCTTTCGTCCGGTCCAAGCCTGTCGGTCTCTCGTCTCAGAACCCGCATGA
- the rplS gene encoding 50S ribosomal protein L19 — protein MNRLERLEQSLAQSTVPFFEIGDTVRVKVKVIETKTSGKKTEEEKERIQAFEGVVIARKGKSASERFTVRKISFGVGVERIFPIHSPSIAGIEVVRKGKVRRAKLYYLRTKKGKAAKVAEREYAKISKTTATAESVLKEETPSETDSQDA, from the coding sequence ATGAATCGGTTAGAGCGGTTAGAGCAATCATTAGCCCAAAGCACTGTGCCCTTTTTTGAAATCGGGGATACCGTGCGAGTCAAAGTCAAAGTGATCGAAACAAAGACCTCCGGGAAAAAGACTGAAGAGGAAAAAGAACGGATCCAAGCGTTTGAAGGCGTCGTCATCGCAAGGAAAGGCAAAAGCGCCAGTGAACGGTTTACTGTGAGGAAAATCTCCTTTGGCGTAGGGGTTGAACGAATATTCCCCATTCACTCACCCAGCATCGCAGGCATTGAAGTGGTGCGAAAGGGTAAAGTACGACGCGCAAAACTCTACTACCTTCGAACGAAAAAAGGAAAAGCCGCAAAAGTTGCTGAGCGTGAATACGCGAAGATAAGTAAGACCACGGCAACGGCTGAGTCTGTTCTCAAGGAGGAGACGCCCTCCGAGACTGATTCGCAAGATGCCTGA
- the trmD gene encoding tRNA (guanosine(37)-N1)-methyltransferase TrmD gives MQCDVLTLFPDSIRAVTSESIVKRAQDKGLLTLTIHNIRDYADGPHYNADDTPYGGGEGMVMKAEPIFRVIDAIQCTSQHLRVILPSPQGIPFTQRHAERFSRESQRVVFICGHYEGIDERVRTKLSAEEISIGDYVLTGGELAAMVMIDASVRLIPGVLGDPDSAIHDSFTESLLDYPHYTRPHEIRGLAIPEVLSSGNHEAVRRWRRKEALRNTLVKRPDLLNQQSFIEEDQRLLDEIVAEKPSITDTYTS, from the coding sequence ATGCAGTGTGACGTCCTGACCCTATTTCCTGATAGCATCCGCGCCGTGACATCCGAAAGCATCGTCAAGCGTGCCCAGGATAAGGGACTGCTTACACTGACCATCCATAATATTCGCGATTATGCGGATGGACCGCATTACAACGCAGATGATACCCCCTACGGTGGTGGGGAGGGCATGGTCATGAAAGCGGAACCCATTTTTCGGGTGATCGATGCGATTCAATGCACATCCCAACACCTTCGCGTCATTCTTCCGTCACCGCAAGGTATTCCGTTCACCCAGCGTCACGCAGAACGGTTCAGTCGTGAATCTCAGCGGGTTGTCTTTATCTGTGGACACTACGAAGGTATTGATGAACGGGTGCGGACGAAATTATCGGCCGAGGAGATTTCGATCGGTGATTATGTCTTAACCGGTGGTGAATTGGCGGCCATGGTGATGATCGATGCTTCCGTTCGCCTCATCCCGGGTGTGCTGGGAGACCCTGATTCTGCCATACATGACTCTTTTACTGAATCTTTGTTAGATTACCCGCATTACACCAGACCCCATGAAATTCGCGGCTTGGCCATTCCAGAAGTGCTCTCATCCGGAAACCATGAAGCCGTGAGACGTTGGCGCCGCAAGGAAGCGTTGCGAAATACTCTTGTGAAACGTCCTGACTTACTCAACCAACAATCGTTCATCGAGGAGGATCAGCGATTACTCGATGAGATAGTCGCCGAAAAGCCAAGCATCACCGACACTTACACATCTTAA
- the rimM gene encoding ribosome maturation factor RimM (Essential for efficient processing of 16S rRNA) → MPISAKTDSVTIGRVLRPFGVNGEVRVESLSDIPNRFADLPIVMLLTLGGEVITTSVTQARPSGKTYLIKFKAITSPEEAAKFRGALIQVSHDHARSSKANEYYHYELIDLAVLDECQRMLGQVKEILDLPQHSVLVVQQSDGREFLIPATKHIVKRVNLEQRRILVAPMEQWDISYAV, encoded by the coding sequence ATGCCTATTTCTGCCAAGACCGACTCGGTCACGATTGGACGTGTTCTCAGGCCATTCGGCGTGAACGGCGAGGTCCGGGTGGAATCACTCTCAGACATCCCTAACCGCTTTGCAGATCTTCCAATTGTCATGCTGCTCACACTCGGTGGGGAAGTAATCACGACGTCGGTGACCCAAGCCCGACCGTCTGGAAAGACCTATCTCATCAAATTCAAAGCCATCACCTCGCCAGAAGAAGCGGCCAAATTTCGAGGGGCACTCATTCAGGTGTCTCACGATCACGCTCGATCTTCCAAGGCCAACGAATATTATCATTATGAACTGATTGATTTAGCCGTCCTGGATGAATGTCAACGAATGTTAGGGCAAGTGAAAGAAATCTTAGATCTTCCTCAACATTCGGTGTTGGTCGTGCAACAATCAGATGGGCGGGAATTCCTGATACCCGCCACCAAACACATCGTCAAACGGGTCAATTTAGAGCAACGTAGAATTCTCGTCGCCCCGATGGAACAATGGGATATCTCTTATGCAGTGTGA
- the rpsP gene encoding 30S ribosomal protein S16: MAVHLRLTRVGRHKHPIYRVVAADSRMRRDGRFLEVVGTYNPLKESEKATFKEDRVLDWLKKGAQPSDPVRALLRKTGVMKALAESKKNATQTS; the protein is encoded by the coding sequence GTGGCAGTTCATTTACGGTTAACGCGCGTCGGACGGCATAAACACCCTATTTATCGGGTTGTTGCGGCTGATTCCCGCATGCGACGAGATGGTCGGTTTTTGGAAGTGGTGGGAACCTATAATCCTTTGAAGGAATCTGAGAAGGCGACATTCAAAGAGGATCGGGTTCTGGACTGGTTAAAAAAAGGCGCACAGCCATCTGACCCGGTTCGCGCGCTTTTACGTAAAACGGGAGTCATGAAAGCCCTAGCTGAATCTAAGAAAAACGCGACTCAGACCTCATAG